Genomic window (Euleptes europaea isolate rEulEur1 chromosome 8, rEulEur1.hap1, whole genome shotgun sequence):
TTGCGGTCTCCTTTCGGCCCAGCACACCGGTGGGGAGAACGGCGTTGCTgcgactgcttttttgcaggtgcagccttgctgttctcaatggggcaaaatgccccatttaaaatttaaaaagctggcaaaaggcttttaaaagcctttcggGGGCTGGGAAACAGGTTTGGAGGAGCCACAGTGGTGCCTCGGCTACACCGTCCCCGGCCGCCGaaaggtaaggaatgggctgtaagacttctttagaggaagccacagcacttAAACAGAACCAGTATATGGATTGTGGATGTACTTTGAGTCAGGCCCTTGGTTCTGCTGTGTACTAATATGGGTGTGCTTTCATAGGTATTAGGGCAAGACCTTCCCCAGGACTGCTACCTTAGATCAATCCGTCCAATTAAGTGAGTTCTGAAAATCCATTTTGTTAGATTTTCAAGATACCACTGGACTATCCTATTTTCCCTCAGATCAATGGAAATGAAACCTCTGGTTATGAGGGGCCATTTCCTCCTATATGTCTCTGCTCCAAATATAGTTGCCAGGCAGCCATCTGCTGGCCATCCCACCACTTAGGATGACCAGTCTGGCATTGAAGAGCCTGGGACTTTTCGTTTGTGAAATGGGCTCCGTGAAGAGGTGAGGGGAGCCCCTTCCTTCGAGATCTTCAGGGGCCTtttaaggggaggagggggacagaggtttggggtttgctattttatttttagctTTAACTGATGTTTTTAACTCTTACTGTAGGCCTCCTTGAACCATCAGGAAAGGtgaaatataaatgttttaataaacaaacaaataagaagcTTCTTGAACCATCCTTAGTTTTACACACAGGAATATTTAGAAGTAGGGGGATTTATGGAGCTGTAATTCTGCTACCTAAGTCTGCTGGGTTGCACGTACCATCTTGAAAGGTGTTAGCAACAAGATGCATCCAAAGGGGGAGGACAGAACAATTTAGTCCACCTTTTTATGTTAATTATTAAAATACCATTGAAACCACTAAGAATATGCCGTATCGTACAGACATTTGTGCTTTTGATGTCCAAATATGCAAATATATGGTTTTCTATGTAATCCTGATTTATCTTGATGACTTTCTAGACAAagcaaagctttttaaaagccctgtcaatgttttggctcaggaaatgTGTCCCTCTAGTGGCTTATGCTGGAACACAAAACATGCGTCCTTTTGACACACATTTTAGGAGTCGCAGGCATCAATTCTAAACATTTGGGACCCAAATGTTAAATCCTAATGAAGAACATAAGAGTGTAATTATATACTGAAGTCCCACTTATTTTAATCAGGCACACTATTTGCTGGAATGTCATCATTATAAAAGTCAGTCTTCGCTCATTTCAGTGGAATACACTTCACATTAATAATTGCTTACTGATTTGCAGTTCACTATTCAGTCAACCTAATGGAAGACAGCTGAAGGAGGAAAACTCTAATCAGACTAATATGCTGCTTTGACAAAAAACAGAACAACTGCAGCCATTTGGGTACATAATCATCAGAGTTGTAGTTCTATTGGATCTTTCACTTCAAAAATTCTTTATACCCTATTATCACATACTTTAATTTGTTTACCACCCATATTTGTCTGACATACACAGACCAAGGAGGAATAGCAGCTTAATGTTTTTATGGGCTCAAAACATTCATCTGGTTAGTCTATTATAAATATTTCAAGAAATGTTTGACCCTCCAAGGGTTCATAGTCATACTGCATTTATAATGGTAGCCATTAGGAACACTGATCACCAGTGTTGAGCAATAGCTCTGGACTCAATGTATCAGTGTCAGCCCAGCATTGCCAGGTCTTTCTCCAAATATGCAGAAAGACAGCACGAGCTGTGGAATTCATTGTGTTCACAGCTGTGTTTTTTGCAAATATAAATCCTACATTGACCACAGCCTACATTTATATTACaaattcccctttttttcttatttttgttccACACAGACCAACCTGGACAGAAATATGAACATTCTGAAAGACCAAAAGTTAATTCGCATGTGTAGGAACATTGCAAAATCCAGAATCTTGCACAGTGAGGGTCTTTCAAATGGAGCTGTTGTACTTCAGTGTATATTGCTAGTCAAAGAGCAAGAGTGCTTGTTTAAGTTCTAATATGATGGCCCCAAACCTTGTGGAGACTGTGGggacttctggaattttgagaacaggtagtgggcCCCAACACAACATGGCTCCCATGGGTtctggagccaatcacaaaatgttacaaggttccaagccaagcatcctcctggaGGCAGGTGTGTCAAAAtcgataaaagaaaaaaagatgcctCTCTGGCTCAGATATGATCTgacagccaaacaaacaaacatactagATTGTATTGGAAGTGGCTGGAAGGGATACACAAGGGGTTACAACACTGAGGAAAATTTAAGGAATTGCACATAGGGGAAAATGGAACAAGAAGCATGTAATCGGAAAGAGTACCCACACCCTCCCCCTCTAAAATTTGCAAATGGAACACACAAATATCAGATATACTTAATGACAAAAGATAGGACTCAGACTAATCACACACAAACCGCCCTTTATGTAAACTCTTTTTTTCATAATTAACTTCAGTTTTAATTGGTATTCAATGACATTATGTATCAACTTTTAATGGAGAAAAATGCTTACAGGATTTTGCAAACTGTGAATCATCTGCACATATACAAGCTTCCACAACTCAAGCATCTGATACTTTAGAGTTCTGTTTGCCTTCTGCAGATTCTTTTGATTCTTCCCAGTCAAACTTGAAGGGCTTGTCATACCCCATAAGATGGTTATAGTCCTGAGGAAACTGGAAGAGCCCTGGGTTCACAAGCATTGATTTTGTTTTAGCATAAAACGTTGTGAACATCTTGCTGATGTCTGGGATTTTCACATCCTTTTGACGGAATACAGTTTTCTTTTCTGCCAAAATGGCATTGTATGTAATGGCTGTGTAGGTGTCCGTTTCAGCCTTATGGTACAACCGAACCACATAGCCCTTTGTAATTACATGCAGGGTAACTGGTGTCACAAATGTGAAGAATCCTATAACACTATAAAAGGCAATTTGCAAGGGCAGACTGTCAGTACTTATTCCTGTTCTGAAGATGATAAAAGGCATTATGCAAAAGGTAAGCATGCTGGTAGAATAGGAGAAAAATTTCACACctgcaagagaaagagagagtaaatGTAAAAAACTGAGTTTACAGTAACTCCACTGCAGTTTCCAATATACATTGACACGCAGCCATTAAATAACTCAAACAGCCCATAAGGTTGGTTCCACAGCAAATGTTGCATGTGCAACAGTCCTTGCACAAGAAAAGTACTAACTTTATTCCTCTCTATCTGCTTATACTGAGTGAAACTGTTTGTATCCCTCCCTATCTCTTTTGTATGTGCAAAACATAGCACACAGTTTCTCTTCAGATACAATTGCAAAACCAACTTAAATGAAACCATCTGTTGTACACTCCATTGCTCCAAATGCACACTGTTGTTTTGCTGCTGCAGCACCAATGCTTGAATGTGGAACTGCACTAAGTCAACTTTCCCTATCCCATCCATGCATTGCTGAGTCCAACCAATAGCCCTTTAAGATGCTTCCCTCCAGCCATAATGCTCTTTCATTGGATCAGGATCAGCAGTGCAGAATACTTATGACTGCTTCTGCTAGTCATAATATCCTGTGGTAGTGGTGAACTAAGGCTACAAAGAGTGCCATTGTGCCATCATACATCTATCTCCTTGTCTCTCCCCCTGCCCGAGCATGAAAGATCAAGACAGGCAGCATGTGCAGCTGACAGCATCCCGATTTCTTCCAGCTTAGAGTTACCCAATTGACTGGGGCAGCTATCTCTCTTCCCAGGCAAGGGCCTAACTTGGCACTGGTGAATTTACAGTGCTACCCTAAACAGTTACCTCACTCTAATCCCACAGTCATCAATGGATTAGAAGGGAGtaatgcttaggatggcactgtaaataatCTAAATGAAGAATTCAATGTTCTGCCCTTAGCATATACTTCCAAAAGAAAAATACTTTCAACACTAAAAAAAGATTTAGAAACAAGAGATGATGCAAAGCCAAACACTAAAATACGTACCTTGTACCATCTTGGCCAAATTTCCACAGTAAACCAATCTTCCATATTCAGAACTGTCATGGAGGGGTGATGTGCTGAAACAGCAAAGAGGTTCCACACAAGGAAACCGAACCTTGAGAATGAAGACAGTGCATATGAATAGGCGTCAGTATCTTTTCCAGTAATTTTCAGACTATAGCAACAACCTCCTTAAGCCCACAATGAATCCCAGAACAAAGCTATATCTATAACCAACAACATATTTTCAAGTAGCCTTTTGTATGTGCTGTTAATGGTATTAACTCCTAAAATGTTAAATAACACTACACAACCAAAACTGAGTTTGATCATAGCTTCAAATAGGAAAAAAATATCAAGGTGTTAAAAGTTTGATCTTGGTTTGTTCTAATTTGGGAACATGAAATGATTAGTAaacaaagcacctctgaacatgtTAAGAACCAATATAAACAGCAAAAAAGTTATAGTTTTCAAGCTTCCCTAGCTCACCAGACCATAACTGACAATGAGCTGCTTGAGACCCAACCCCAACTTCTTTATAGACATCAATGCCTCTGTTGAAGCCAAGACTGTTGGTGCTGAAGGACACCACACGTTAAGTAGCAGGGTTTCTTATCAAACTCCACACTGTAGGGAGGAACTGCCAAACAAAAGACCCAAGGCATTCAGTTATAGGCTTCTCTCCTTACTGTCAAATTTGCTCAGACTATAGCAGCCCTGTTTTTGCAACCCCTATCCCTGAACAAGGGTGTGTTAAAACACagagggtgaaaacacatgggaggttctgccttggatttgctgctctctagatgcacattttccccatctgaattctcaaaaatgtgcttggggacttatttttgagttttgagaatttgactggggaaaatgtgcatttagagagtggcaaatccaaggccaaacctcccatgcgttttcacccaaagtgaAAGACCTGTCAGAGATTCAATCTTCAAGGTGTGATCACA
Coding sequences:
- the TMEM70 gene encoding transmembrane protein 70, mitochondrial, coding for MWLLAAGGCRAPGPWLRGAGRCRPLLQKCSAAWDPRDPGPASGCRPEPPAAWRQAARSSSSSMAGSKQVRFPCVEPLCCFSTSPLHDSSEYGRLVYCGNLAKMVQGVKFFSYSTSMLTFCIMPFIIFRTGISTDSLPLQIAFYSVIGFFTFVTPVTLHVITKGYVVRLYHKAETDTYTAITYNAILAEKKTVFRQKDVKIPDISKMFTTFYAKTKSMLVNPGLFQFPQDYNHLMGYDKPFKFDWEESKESAEGKQNSKVSDA